In the Pseudochaenichthys georgianus chromosome 1, fPseGeo1.2, whole genome shotgun sequence genome, one interval contains:
- the LOC117454289 gene encoding uncharacterized protein isoform X1 — protein MERVVVELPINNGFSLAGTATAPRKRQVRFSARHDIILLREVIAQNPFASKEPGRIWARVGEIITAALQDENFEVDARRCRERTMLLLDYYKKQDFPSLRRFGTERLYAQKEDLLHEVLELEAEKGLLAGGENTKYQDDELRKRALEELTLPEQDKPNITITQTHTTGKNSFGHQDRTGQDPSQNQKRTARRWQSSQQRPQPSSPASAAARPTLRSSASWRNAQKPSSGYERRSFPCAGRSWRFKGVKSVWRGSVLELREKRENGDLSWRARSGRSSWTC, from the exons ATGGAACGGGTAGTGGTGGAACTACCGATCAACAACG GGTTTTCCCTCGCCGGCACCGCCACAGCTCCACGCAAGCGCCAGGTTCGTTTTTCAGCTCGTCATGACATCATCCTTCTGCGAGAGGTCATCGCCCAGAACCCCTTCGCCTCAAAGGAGCCAG gacgGATCTGGGCCCGTGTTGGTGAGATCATCACTGCAGCTCTACAAGATGAGAACTTTGAGGTGGACGCCAGGAGGTGCAGAGAGAGGACCATGCTGCTGCTGGACTACTACAAGAAGCAAGACTTCCCCAGTCTGCGCAG ATTTGGAACAGAGAGGTTGTACGCTCAAAAGGAAGACCTGCTCCATGAGGTTTTGGAGCTGGAGGCGGAGAAGGGGCTTCTGGCCGGCGGGGAAAACACAAAGTACCAG gaCGATGAACTAAGAAAGCGAGCCCTCGAAGAACTAACTCTACCTGAGCAGGACAAACCCAACATCAccatcacacaaacacacactacaGGTAAAAACTCATTCGGACACCAAGACAGGACAGGACAGGACCCGAGTCAG AACCAGAAGAGGACCGCGAGGAGATGGCAGAGCTCTCAGCAGCGCCCACAGCCAAGCAGCCCTGCCAGTGCTGCTGCCAGACCTACTCTGAGATCCTCAGCTTCCTGGAGAAACGCTCAGAAGCCGAGCAGCGGCTACGAGAGGAGGAGCTTTCCCTGCGCCGGGAGGAGCTGGAGATTCAAAGGA GTCAAATCAGTCTGGAGAGGGAGCGTCTTGGAGctgagagaaaagagagagaacGGAGATTTGAGCTGGAGAGCCAGGAGCGGCAGGTCATCTTGGACCTGTTAA
- the LOC117454289 gene encoding scaffold attachment factor B1 isoform X2: MERVVVELPINNGFSLAGTATAPRKRQVRFSARHDIILLREVIAQNPFASKEPGRIWARVGEIITAALQDENFEVDARRCRERTMLLLDYYKKQDFPSLRRFGTERLYAQKEDLLHEVLELEAEKGLLAGGENTKYQDDELRKRALEELTLPEQDKPNITITQTHTTEPEEDREEMAELSAAPTAKQPCQCCCQTYSEILSFLEKRSEAEQRLREEELSLRREELEIQRSQISLERERLGAERKERERRFELESQERQVILDLLKEKVLKS, translated from the exons ATGGAACGGGTAGTGGTGGAACTACCGATCAACAACG GGTTTTCCCTCGCCGGCACCGCCACAGCTCCACGCAAGCGCCAGGTTCGTTTTTCAGCTCGTCATGACATCATCCTTCTGCGAGAGGTCATCGCCCAGAACCCCTTCGCCTCAAAGGAGCCAG gacgGATCTGGGCCCGTGTTGGTGAGATCATCACTGCAGCTCTACAAGATGAGAACTTTGAGGTGGACGCCAGGAGGTGCAGAGAGAGGACCATGCTGCTGCTGGACTACTACAAGAAGCAAGACTTCCCCAGTCTGCGCAG ATTTGGAACAGAGAGGTTGTACGCTCAAAAGGAAGACCTGCTCCATGAGGTTTTGGAGCTGGAGGCGGAGAAGGGGCTTCTGGCCGGCGGGGAAAACACAAAGTACCAG gaCGATGAACTAAGAAAGCGAGCCCTCGAAGAACTAACTCTACCTGAGCAGGACAAACCCAACATCAccatcacacaaacacacactacaG AACCAGAAGAGGACCGCGAGGAGATGGCAGAGCTCTCAGCAGCGCCCACAGCCAAGCAGCCCTGCCAGTGCTGCTGCCAGACCTACTCTGAGATCCTCAGCTTCCTGGAGAAACGCTCAGAAGCCGAGCAGCGGCTACGAGAGGAGGAGCTTTCCCTGCGCCGGGAGGAGCTGGAGATTCAAAGGA GTCAAATCAGTCTGGAGAGGGAGCGTCTTGGAGctgagagaaaagagagagaacGGAGATTTGAGCTGGAGAGCCAGGAGCGGCAGGTCATCTTGGACCTGTTAAAAGAAAAGGTGCTGAAAAGCTGA